A single Bacteroidales bacterium DNA region contains:
- a CDS encoding rRNA pseudouridine synthase, translating into MAYNKKNTTDKRDNKRSNDKKSFDKPYKKKDYKRSSEASSEDKHKKRDFKKPYDKNFKKKDYKKKDEIKTDEIPVVTEKRLNKYIANAGICSRREADKLIEEGHVTINNKKVTEMGFKVGRKDKVKVKGKLIHAEKSVYILLNKPKGVLTTDSDNKGRKTVLDFFKGKLSERIYPIGRLDKDTTGVLLLTNDGDLTKKLAQPKKKKKKIYHVFLDKDIQKEDMEKIIAGAELEDGFMKFGSIEFPNPEHRNEVGIDMHSGKNRIIRRMFAHFGFEVIKLDRVYFEGLTKKDVKRGKWRHLTEREVSNLKRGTYE; encoded by the coding sequence ATGGCATATAACAAAAAAAATACAACCGATAAACGGGATAATAAAAGAAGTAACGATAAAAAAAGTTTCGATAAACCTTATAAAAAGAAAGACTATAAAAGAAGTTCAGAGGCTTCTTCCGAAGACAAACATAAGAAGAGAGATTTTAAGAAACCTTACGATAAGAATTTCAAGAAGAAAGATTATAAAAAGAAAGACGAAATTAAAACGGACGAAATTCCTGTTGTTACAGAAAAACGTTTAAATAAATACATTGCAAATGCCGGGATTTGTTCCAGGCGAGAAGCTGATAAGTTGATTGAAGAAGGACATGTAACAATTAATAATAAGAAAGTTACAGAAATGGGCTTTAAAGTCGGCAGGAAAGATAAAGTAAAGGTAAAAGGCAAGTTGATTCATGCTGAAAAATCAGTTTATATTTTATTGAATAAGCCGAAAGGTGTATTAACAACCGATTCAGATAACAAAGGACGAAAAACCGTATTAGACTTTTTTAAAGGAAAGCTTAGTGAACGTATATATCCGATAGGGCGTTTAGATAAAGATACAACAGGTGTTTTATTATTGACAAATGACGGAGACTTAACGAAGAAATTGGCACAACCTAAAAAGAAAAAAAAGAAAATTTATCATGTTTTCCTGGATAAAGATATTCAAAAAGAAGATATGGAGAAAATTATTGCCGGAGCAGAATTGGAAGACGGTTTCATGAAGTTCGGCTCAATTGAATTTCCGAATCCCGAACACAGAAACGAAGTCGGTATTGATATGCATTCAGGCAAGAACAGAATAATCAGAAGAATGTTTGCACATTTCGGATTTGAAGTTATTAAATTAGACCGTGTATATTTTGAGGGTTTAACAAAGAAAGATGTAAAACGAGGAAAGTGGCGTCATTTAACAGAACGGGAAGTTTCAAACCTAAAAAGAGGAACCTACGAATAG